The Patescibacteria group bacterium genome has a segment encoding these proteins:
- a CDS encoding 2-oxoacid:acceptor oxidoreductase subunit alpha: MVQTKIFNWEIGGPAGAGQQIAGNIFAKACMRSGLYVCDMSEYPSRIRGGIVTFQVSLSNKPIYAVYEPTHLLIALSPEAFAYCQKDVVREGLILFDKDKFTPEAKYTRGRKMHGVSLKAMTEQAGVPIIAGNMIMLGIAVRLMSHNLAMIEQVVREMFGGKGSEVAESNVKAITFGYQYAQRELHPKQYPYQFDHGKSGHNRVLVTGNEMAALGAVAAGCQYYVAYPMTPATSILHNLTNWADKTGMLVVQPEDEIAAVHHAIGASYAGVRSLVATSGGGFALMNEGVSLAAMTETPLTVIDSQRPGPATGLPTWTEQGDLQYICHAGHGEFVRAVLAPGDQAEAFTHTALALNLAEKYQIPTFVLLDKYLSEGHQAIKLPNTTVAVDRGVMLTTAQLAKIKNYQRYQITASGISARAVPGQPGGVHLTNSDEHDEAGFTIEGFTPAMRLAQTNKRLAKLKRVLKELPKPKRYGPAKARLTLIGWGSVKGPVLEALKSLPNVNYIHVQSPWPLDEKTYVQLLKNTKHLVAIENNATGQFAQLLRQATGITITAKILKYNGSQFYPQEIVERVTKITCTQRI, encoded by the coding sequence ATGGTGCAAACAAAAATCTTTAATTGGGAGATTGGTGGACCGGCTGGTGCCGGCCAGCAGATTGCCGGTAATATTTTCGCCAAGGCGTGTATGCGTTCTGGTTTATATGTTTGTGATATGTCGGAATATCCATCACGGATCCGGGGTGGCATTGTCACGTTTCAAGTCAGTCTGTCAAATAAACCAATCTATGCCGTATACGAGCCGACTCATCTGTTAATCGCGTTATCGCCAGAGGCTTTCGCGTATTGCCAAAAAGACGTGGTGCGTGAGGGTTTGATTCTGTTTGATAAAGACAAATTCACGCCCGAAGCCAAATACACCCGCGGCCGCAAAATGCACGGCGTGTCTTTGAAAGCAATGACCGAACAAGCCGGGGTGCCGATAATCGCCGGCAACATGATTATGTTGGGTATCGCGGTACGGCTGATGAGTCATAATCTAGCGATGATTGAACAAGTAGTACGCGAGATGTTTGGCGGTAAGGGAAGCGAGGTAGCCGAATCGAACGTGAAGGCGATTACATTCGGATATCAATATGCCCAGCGAGAACTTCATCCCAAGCAGTACCCCTATCAGTTTGACCACGGTAAGTCTGGACACAACCGTGTGTTGGTCACGGGCAATGAGATGGCCGCTCTAGGCGCTGTCGCTGCTGGTTGCCAATACTATGTGGCCTATCCCATGACTCCGGCCACTTCAATATTACACAATTTAACGAACTGGGCGGATAAAACAGGTATGCTGGTGGTGCAGCCGGAAGATGAAATTGCCGCCGTGCATCACGCGATTGGCGCCAGTTATGCCGGCGTACGATCGCTGGTAGCGACTTCCGGTGGCGGTTTCGCGCTAATGAACGAGGGTGTGAGCTTGGCGGCTATGACCGAGACGCCATTGACCGTCATAGATTCGCAACGTCCCGGACCGGCGACCGGCTTACCCACCTGGACCGAACAAGGCGATCTGCAGTATATCTGTCACGCGGGACACGGAGAGTTTGTGCGGGCAGTGTTAGCGCCGGGTGATCAAGCAGAAGCGTTTACACATACGGCTCTGGCATTAAATTTAGCCGAGAAATATCAGATTCCCACGTTTGTATTATTGGACAAATATCTCTCCGAAGGCCATCAGGCTATCAAGTTGCCAAACACGACCGTGGCCGTTGATCGCGGTGTGATGTTAACGACCGCTCAACTGGCCAAGATAAAAAACTATCAACGCTACCAGATTACCGCCAGCGGAATCTCAGCGCGGGCAGTGCCGGGTCAGCCTGGCGGGGTACATCTAACCAATAGTGATGAGCACGATGAAGCGGGTTTCACTATCGAAGGTTTTACACCGGCGATGCGCTTGGCCCAGACCAACAAACGGTTGGCAAAACTAAAGAGAGTATTGAAAGAACTACCCAAGCCAAAGCGATACGGGCCGGCTAAAGCCCGTTTGACTTTGATCGGTTGGGGTTCGGTTAAGGGTCCGGTGCTGGAAGCCTTGAAATCATTGCCGAACGTAAATTATATTCATGTCCAATCTCCCTGGCCGTTAGATGAAAAAACCTACGTTCAGTTATTAAAAAATACCAAACATTTGGTCGCGATCGAAAACAATGCCACCGGACAATTTGCTCAGCTGCTGCGCCAAGCCACTGGTATTACCATTACTGCCAAAATACTCAAGTACAACGGTTCACAATTCTACCCGCAAGAAATAGTCGAGCGGGTGACCAAGATTACTTGTACTCAACGAATATAA
- a CDS encoding MGMT family protein, translating to MDFFQQVYAITKRIPRGRVATYGQIAAMISTPRAARVVGWALHALDNQPYPWQRVINSRGVISTTCETHTREYQKQLLESEGVKVETNGDEYRVDLKKYLWQPKVK from the coding sequence ATGGACTTTTTTCAACAAGTTTACGCCATTACCAAACGGATCCCGCGCGGCCGGGTGGCCACCTATGGCCAGATTGCGGCCATGATTTCCACGCCCCGAGCCGCGCGCGTGGTCGGCTGGGCATTGCACGCACTGGACAATCAACCCTATCCGTGGCAGCGGGTAATCAATAGCCGGGGCGTGATCAGCACCACTTGCGAGACCCACACCCGGGAATATCAAAAACAGTTGCTTGAATCCGAAGGAGTAAAGGTAGAAACCAATGGCGATGAGTATCGGGTTGATTTGAAAAAGTATCTTTGGCAACCAAAAGTTAAATAA
- a CDS encoding YfcE family phosphodiesterase, which yields MKIGIIADLHDNLRHLEIVRQELLGHNVELLLFCGDFDMPFSMRGFIDFNIPIKAVLGNGDPDIQKFQYQLQNLQVLKSLDLDIGLRFQDITVDGRRIAISHGDDEALNKVIIESQLFDVFCLGHNHVPRINQEGKTTIINPGSLVGWFYEQPGRLVPVTYSIYNTTTGTAELYEAKL from the coding sequence ATGAAAATCGGTATTATCGCCGACTTACACGATAACCTCCGCCACCTAGAAATCGTGCGCCAAGAATTACTAGGACACAATGTTGAACTGTTGTTGTTCTGTGGAGATTTCGATATGCCTTTTTCAATGCGAGGCTTTATCGATTTTAATATTCCGATAAAAGCCGTCCTAGGCAATGGCGATCCCGACATCCAGAAGTTTCAATATCAATTACAAAATCTTCAGGTACTTAAGAGCCTCGACCTGGATATCGGCTTACGTTTTCAGGATATAACGGTCGATGGCCGCCGTATTGCTATTTCCCACGGTGACGACGAAGCGCTGAATAAAGTTATTATTGAAAGCCAGTTGTTTGATGTGTTTTGTCTAGGGCACAATCATGTCCCACGGATTAACCAGGAAGGCAAAACAACAATCATAAATCCAGGTTCGTTGGTGGGTTGGTTTTATGAACAGCCGGGACGGTTAGTCCCGGTGACCTATTCGATATACAATACTACCACCGGTACGGCTGAATTGTACGAAGCCAAGCTATAA
- a CDS encoding DEAD/DEAH box helicase, protein MTQPQTVQPDFTALGVNPKLVQILKGRRIFTPTPIQSQTIPIGLTGKDVMGIAQTGTGKTLAFGLPIIQRIATKGGQALVILPTRELAHQVNEALQQIGSVIGLRTAILIGGENINRQIKQLERKPHIVIGTPGRLIDHLQQKTLNLTKVNMLVLDEADRMLDMGFLPQIKQVLLSVSRERQTMLFSATMPNTIVKIAQATMRSPLRIEVSPAGTAAEHVTHEVFIVPNANKNQLLEKLLAEYHGTVLVFTRTKFTAKKVSRAMSQLNHKVTDIHSNRSLSQRLEALNGFKKGKYRILIATDIAARGIDVKNIEVVVNYDLPQNSDDYVHRIGRTGRAGLTGKAISFATRDQVKDIRQIERLIRSQIPVTPLPDFPRQTTPSEPMTRESRPERSRFQKYQLQREQPIAGSRFNRNNRSARPQFPRPQTEHVRSTDDTQGIPFTTPAEFALRTGIKSTGQVPRERFFNRRGGSHGRSRSARPQRSKRP, encoded by the coding sequence ATGACACAACCTCAAACTGTCCAGCCCGATTTTACGGCTCTGGGCGTCAACCCAAAACTCGTCCAGATTCTCAAAGGACGGCGGATTTTTACACCCACGCCGATCCAATCTCAAACCATCCCCATCGGCCTGACCGGCAAGGATGTGATGGGTATCGCCCAGACCGGTACCGGCAAGACGCTGGCTTTTGGCTTACCCATAATTCAGCGCATCGCCACCAAAGGCGGCCAGGCTTTGGTTATTCTGCCAACCCGCGAACTGGCGCACCAGGTCAATGAGGCGCTACAGCAGATCGGCAGCGTGATCGGACTGCGCACGGCTATTTTGATCGGCGGCGAGAACATTAATCGCCAGATCAAACAATTGGAGCGCAAGCCGCATATTGTCATCGGCACGCCCGGCCGACTGATCGATCACCTACAGCAAAAAACTCTCAACCTGACCAAGGTGAATATGTTGGTGCTCGATGAAGCCGATCGGATGCTGGACATGGGCTTTCTGCCCCAAATTAAGCAGGTGCTGCTGAGCGTTTCCCGCGAACGGCAGACGATGCTTTTTTCAGCCACGATGCCCAATACGATCGTCAAAATAGCCCAGGCCACGATGCGCTCACCGCTTCGGATCGAGGTCAGCCCAGCCGGTACCGCGGCCGAACATGTCACGCATGAAGTTTTTATCGTGCCAAACGCCAATAAGAATCAACTGCTGGAAAAACTATTGGCTGAATACCATGGTACTGTCCTGGTGTTCACCCGCACCAAGTTCACGGCTAAAAAGGTTTCCCGCGCCATGAGCCAGCTCAATCACAAAGTTACAGATATACATTCGAACCGATCGCTGTCACAACGTCTGGAAGCGCTCAACGGCTTTAAAAAAGGCAAATATCGGATTCTGATTGCCACCGACATTGCGGCTCGTGGCATTGATGTCAAAAACATCGAAGTGGTAGTTAACTACGACCTGCCACAAAACTCCGACGACTACGTACATCGGATTGGCCGCACCGGACGCGCCGGATTGACGGGCAAGGCGATATCATTTGCCACCCGGGATCAAGTCAAAGATATCCGCCAAATTGAACGACTGATTCGATCGCAAATCCCGGTAACACCCCTGCCTGATTTCCCGAGGCAAACCACACCATCTGAACCGATGACGCGCGAGTCTCGGCCGGAACGTTCGCGCTTTCAAAAATACCAGCTGCAGCGCGAACAACCCATTGCCGGTTCACGTTTCAATCGGAATAATCGGTCGGCGCGCCCCCAATTTCCCAGACCACAGACAGAGCATGTTCGATCCACAGACGACACCCAGGGCATACCTTTTACTACTCCAGCTGAATTCGCCCTTCGTACTGGCATCAAGTCGACTGGCCAAGTGCCGCGCGAACGGTTCTTTAACCGACGCGGCGGTAGTCATGGTCGGAGCCGCTCCGCTCGACCCCAACGTTCCAAACGGCCCTAA
- a CDS encoding histidine phosphatase family protein has translation MNEQPEKIVYFVRHGQSEANSLPIYQPLDSPLTELGKKQALHIAKRIARLSFEVLIASPLTRSKQTAEVIGRITGHKPEYSDLFVERAKPARLVGKSHLDEDAKKLWNEWEKSLFTSGIRVEESENYDDLVVRAGKALDYLRARKEKEIVVVTHGFFLQVIFALVLLGVSLTPETFKYFKSRISMENTGLSVLKYCKMREGIGWRVWIYNDHAHLG, from the coding sequence ATGAATGAGCAGCCAGAAAAAATTGTTTACTTTGTCCGTCACGGTCAAAGCGAGGCAAATAGTTTGCCCATCTATCAACCGCTCGATTCGCCGCTAACAGAGCTGGGTAAAAAGCAGGCGCTGCACATAGCCAAACGCATCGCCAGGCTTTCGTTTGAAGTGCTAATTGCTAGCCCCCTGACGCGGTCAAAACAAACCGCCGAAGTAATCGGTAGAATAACTGGGCATAAACCAGAATATTCTGACCTATTCGTCGAACGTGCAAAACCCGCAAGGCTCGTGGGCAAATCGCACCTTGATGAAGACGCAAAAAAGTTATGGAATGAGTGGGAAAAAAGCCTATTTACTTCCGGTATTAGGGTTGAGGAGAGTGAAAATTATGACGACCTAGTTGTGCGCGCGGGTAAGGCGCTTGATTACCTTAGGGCTAGGAAAGAGAAGGAAATTGTGGTCGTGACACACGGGTTCTTTCTGCAAGTCATTTTTGCGCTGGTTCTATTAGGTGTCTCACTAACGCCCGAAACATTCAAATACTTCAAATCGCGAATATCAATGGAAAATACCGGTCTTTCTGTATTAAAGTATTGCAAAATGCGGGAAGGCATAGGATGGCGCGTGTGGATATACAACGATCACGCGCATCTGGGTTAG